One Mycolicibacterium rufum genomic window, GGCGCGCCGGCGGTCCCGGCCAGCACGGTGGCCACCGGGGCGCGGCGCACGGTGGCCCCCCGCACCCCCAGCGTGGCGATGTTGCGGTCGATCACCGCGGCGGCCCGCGCGTCGGACTCGACGAACAGCGCCGAACGCGCCCCGCGTGAGAGCGCCTCCAGACCGAGCGCGCCGGAGCCGGCGTAGAGGTCGACGACGTCGATGCCCGTGAAGTCCCGACGCACCGTCAGCAGGTTGAACAACGATTCGCGAACCCGGTCGGTGGTCGGACGGGTGCCGCGCTGGGGCACCGCGAGGCGGCGCCCCCCGAACGCGCCGGCGATGATCCGACTCAGATCGAATCCCCGGTCGTCCCCTGCGCTTCGCCCGTGGGCCCGTCGCTCCTGCCCGCCGAGTGGACCACCACCAGGAGGTCCCCACCCTCCACCTGGGCCGTCGCCGACACCGCCACCCGCGTCACCGAGCCTGCCTTGGGCG contains:
- the rsmD gene encoding 16S rRNA (guanine(966)-N(2))-methyltransferase RsmD; amino-acid sequence: MSRIIAGAFGGRRLAVPQRGTRPTTDRVRESLFNLLTVRRDFTGIDVVDLYAGSGALGLEALSRGARSALFVESDARAAAVIDRNIATLGVRGATVRRAPVATVLAGTAGAPADLVLADPPYAVTTDEIEGLLVALADQGWVTEGSVVVVERPVSAPPIDWPAGWGVWKSRRYGDTRVELAERA